CGCGGCGGCTTTACACTGATCGAACTGCTCGTCGTCGTGACGATCATCACGCTGCTGCTGGCGATTCTGTTGCCGTCGCTGAGTCGATCGCTGGCGCATGCGAAGACGACGGTGTGCCAGACGCGGATGCGACAGTTGATGCTCGCGAGCGTGACCTACTCGTCGGACTGGTTCGGCACGATGCCGCATCCGGATTGGGATTCGTGGGAGCCGTACCCCGGTTGGCTGTACGACAAGAACGACGCGAGCAAGCCCCGCCCGCAGAGCGGCGTGCTGTTTCCGCTCGTCAAGGATGTGACGCTCTACCATTGCCCGAGCCATCCCCAGCCCTGGACCTACGGCACGCAGGTCTACACCAGCTACACGATGAACGGCTCCGTCTGCGGGTACGG
This genomic window from Planctomycetota bacterium contains:
- a CDS encoding prepilin-type N-terminal cleavage/methylation domain-containing protein, with protein sequence RGGFTLIELLVVVTIITLLLAILLPSLSRSLAHAKTTVCQTRMRQLMLASVTYSSDWFGTMPHPDWDSWEPYPGWLYDKNDASKPRPQSGVLFPLVKDVTLYHCPSHPQPWTYGTQVYTSYTMNGSVCGYGNAGKAYALGDFQATDVIFWETHEESTYWNDGSNFPHEFATGRHPLSGDVGAGNVVRIDTSTKWLSTDEYHELAFPSFPASRNELWNRPYSSKGW